From Sporolactobacillus pectinivorans:
AAGCAGATTGTCTGCGATAGTCGATCGGAGCGACACCGGTATAAGCCTTGAAGGACTTGTCAAAGTGACTTTGATCATAGAAACCGCTGGCTACAGCGACATCGGCTATAGATTTTTGACCGTGAAGCATATTCTTCGCGCTGTTAATACGCAGATTAATGACATACTTTAGCGGTGTCATCCCCGTGTAAGCATGAAAATGGCGGATCAAGGTATACTTATCCATTCCGACACGCTCCGAAATTTCATCCATCCTTATTCTGCGCCTATAGTTCCGGATTAAAAATAGCCTAACGTCATTTAACTTATCGGAACTCATTATTTCTGAATTCTGCGTGATGCCGTTGCGATTCAGATCCATGTAATTCATCAAATGAATCAATATTTTTGATTCATTTTCTGCATTCGCCAGATTCGTTTCAAACTGATTGAACCATTGAACGAGAACCCGGAATTGATCTTCAGTTATTTGCGGATAAATGCCGCCGCGGAAGAGCCATTCACCTCCGAATTGACTCAGCCATGACGCGCTAAAATAGAGCATCCGAAAACGCCAGTTTTTTACATCGCTTGGAGAACAGCAGTGCACCGCACCCGAGGGAATAACCAGAAGTGTCCGATTGGCTAAGTAAAAAGATTGATGACCGATTCTTGCCCGGCAGCTGCCCTGCTCGATCAATCCTATAGCAACCTCATCGTGAAAGTGGGTTCTGGACGTATGAATTGCATTGGTGCATGTTTTTATTTCGATAACCCGGTTGCTATCGGCCTGGTAGTTGATACCTTCCATTCCAAACATCCTCGTAATTCATATTTATTTGCTTTTAATCATATCCCTATTACAGATCCCACAATTCCGGCGGGTTCAGCTCATACTGACCGTTTTTGCGATACATGAACTGGGTGATAATCAACTCTCTGCGCAGTGTCGCATAATCCGGATGAAATTGCCTCAAGTATTCACTAATCTCTTTTTCCGGATAGATTCTCCCGAATTCGAGTCCCTTAACGATGTGAGATAAGACAACCAGCCTTTTTTTGCGTTGCGCCGGAATGTTCTTCAGCCGGCCTTCGGGTGTAAAAAAGTTACTGAGAATAGCCGCCCGCTCTGCTTCCGTAACTGACATTTCGGACCCCCCCTCCTTTTTTCCTAACGATAAAATCGCCTTGGCACTGCTCTCTAGCGCCTTGGTGTCGAGTGAAAAATAAATGGTGTTTTTATCCCGGCGTTCTTTGATCAAACCAACTTCGCGCAGTTTCGCAATATGGTGCGTAATCGTCGGTGGCTTAAGGGAGAGCTTTCCGGCAATGGCCTGGCCATGAAGCGGCCCCTGCTGCAGCAAAGCAATAATACGAATTCGTGTTAAATCACCCAGCGCTTTATAAAATTCAACGATTCGATTAATTTGCATCAAAACACCTCTAACCAATTTATCATCTATCTAATTAGATAGTAATCAAATTAATAAGTAAATGCAAGTGCCACTTCTTATTTTCCTGATTTAATCACTAATTCTCTCAAGGCACGGATGGCTTTCTCCATTTCCTTCTGTGACGCGTAAGCATAAGACAAACGTAAATATTGCCGTGCACTGCGATCATACAAAACGCCCGGGTTAAGCAGAACACCCTTTTTCAAAGCCTGTTCAAACAAATGACGTGGATCGATCGTCGGAATCATATTTAACCAGATGTAGAAACCACCTTGAGGTATCCGCCATCTCCCAATATCTGAGAAATAAGTATCCAGCAAATCAATCAGATCATCACGTCGTTTCTTCAACTGCTTCCGGACAAAAGAAACTTGTCTCTCATATAGCCCCGTTCTCAGAAATTCTCCGGCCGCCCATTGCGACAGAGAACTCGAACCATAGTCGCTCTGCATTTTAATATCGGCAAGCCGGTCAATAACTGGCTGCGGACCCACGATCCAGCCAATTCGGAGACCTGGACTCAGTACTTTTGACAGACTGCCGATATAGAGCACATTTCCGGACTGATCCATACTTTTCAGCGCAGACGGTGGTGGCGCATCGAGCCAAAGATCACGATAGACATCGTCCTCAATAATCGGCAGACGTTCCTGCTCACAAACAGATAGCAGCTGCCTCCTTCTCTTTTCAGTCATAAGAATGCCGGTAGGATTATGAAAAGAAGGGATGGTGTAGACAATCGTCCCGTGGTATTTCTTCTTATAGTCAGCCAGTTTTCCCGGCTGCAAGCCCTCGGCGTCCATCGGCAAACTGACAAAGCGCATACCTGATGACTGGAAAACATGGACAGAATATAAATAAGAAGGTTTCTCAAGCAGCAAAGCAGAACCTCGATCAAGCAGCCCGTTCGAGATGAGCTGCAAAGCCTGGAGCGCTCCAGAAACAATAAGAATGGATGAAGGATCGGCCGTAATTCCGATCCTTTTCAAATGCAATGAAATCTGCTCTCGAAGCTGTAAATCCCCTTTGGGTTCCTGATAACCCAGCGAAAGCAATTTTGGGGGAACTTCTCTGAACAAATCGGCAAATCCGCCGGAAGGCAACAAATCGCGACTGAGTTCGCCTGTTCCCA
This genomic window contains:
- a CDS encoding helix-turn-helix domain-containing protein, giving the protein MEGINYQADSNRVIEIKTCTNAIHTSRTHFHDEVAIGLIEQGSCRARIGHQSFYLANRTLLVIPSGAVHCCSPSDVKNWRFRMLYFSASWLSQFGGEWLFRGGIYPQITEDQFRVLVQWFNQFETNLANAENESKILIHLMNYMDLNRNGITQNSEIMSSDKLNDVRLFLIRNYRRRIRMDEISERVGMDKYTLIRHFHAYTGMTPLKYVINLRINSAKNMLHGQKSIADVAVASGFYDQSHFDKSFKAYTGVAPIDYRRQSASF
- a CDS encoding PLP-dependent aminotransferase family protein, producing the protein MILDRHSSVPLRVQVTDYIIEKIRNGEWTVGTRLPSQRVLSEKLRVNRSTVIVAFEELAAQGLVEGRRGGGTIVVNNTWGLMAKRETRGWETYVESGQYKPNLPMIRKINEAEFYPNIIRMGTGELSRDLLPSGGFADLFREVPPKLLSLGYQEPKGDLQLREQISLHLKRIGITADPSSILIVSGALQALQLISNGLLDRGSALLLEKPSYLYSVHVFQSSGMRFVSLPMDAEGLQPGKLADYKKKYHGTIVYTIPSFHNPTGILMTEKRRRQLLSVCEQERLPIIEDDVYRDLWLDAPPPSALKSMDQSGNVLYIGSLSKVLSPGLRIGWIVGPQPVIDRLADIKMQSDYGSSSLSQWAAGEFLRTGLYERQVSFVRKQLKKRRDDLIDLLDTYFSDIGRWRIPQGGFYIWLNMIPTIDPRHLFEQALKKGVLLNPGVLYDRSARQYLRLSYAYASQKEMEKAIRALRELVIKSGK
- a CDS encoding metalloregulator ArsR/SmtB family transcription factor, which produces MQINRIVEFYKALGDLTRIRIIALLQQGPLHGQAIAGKLSLKPPTITHHIAKLREVGLIKERRDKNTIYFSLDTKALESSAKAILSLGKKEGGSEMSVTEAERAAILSNFFTPEGRLKNIPAQRKKRLVVLSHIVKGLEFGRIYPEKEISEYLRQFHPDYATLRRELIITQFMYRKNGQYELNPPELWDL